In Urechidicola croceus, a single window of DNA contains:
- a CDS encoding DUF349 domain-containing protein, translated as MLDTKNENLPEVDGDVKQVNSDGGSELENQKKVPTVKSTDAVKTEEEVVEEIDNEIAESSEKDEHAHNNEMPNYDSMSLDSLVEEFQKLLKEHPVQKINNDVNAIKNSFNTQFSKLLAEKKAAFLAEGGESIDFNYSNPLKTQFNSLNSEFREKRTAYYKNLESELSNNLDLRLNVIEQLKSLIEDADAKTMYNQFRELQDRWKKIGPVAREKYNDTWRTYHHHVERFYDLLHLSNDLRDLDFKHNLDEKLKLVARAEELAKSDDINYAFKKLQELHKMWKEDVGPVAREVREDVWKKFSAATKLIHDKRHENFKNLKGKYEENIEKKLNIIEKINNVDISNNSKHSDWQQSIKIVESLRDQFFKVGNVPKSESETIWTKFKEATRKFNREKNSFYKNVKNVQQENLNKKMKLIEQAESLKDSEDWDSVTDVMKKIQSDWKKIGHVPRKYSDKIWNQFKSACNHYFDRLHENQNSGSKEEQASYEKKKALLETIIKQSETSKLSLDTVKDYIENWRELGKVPYSSRNIESKFTQVIDKLFSKLSIDDKDKEMIKFENQMEGLLSQNNLRKLDSEQIFIRKKIDESVREIQQLETNISFISNVDVNNPLLKNVLNSINTHKENLEILKSKLNYLSQLDY; from the coding sequence ATGTTAGATACTAAAAATGAAAATCTTCCAGAGGTTGATGGAGATGTAAAACAGGTAAATTCAGATGGTGGATCTGAACTTGAAAATCAAAAAAAAGTACCAACTGTAAAATCAACTGATGCAGTTAAAACAGAAGAAGAGGTAGTTGAAGAAATTGATAATGAAATTGCTGAATCTTCTGAAAAGGATGAGCATGCTCATAATAATGAAATGCCTAATTATGATAGTATGTCATTAGATTCTCTTGTTGAAGAGTTTCAAAAACTTCTAAAAGAACATCCTGTTCAAAAAATCAATAATGATGTTAATGCCATTAAGAATTCTTTTAATACACAATTTTCAAAATTATTAGCTGAAAAGAAAGCTGCTTTTTTAGCAGAAGGAGGAGAAAGTATTGATTTTAATTATTCCAATCCATTAAAAACTCAATTTAATAGTTTAAATAGCGAATTTAGAGAAAAGCGAACTGCCTATTATAAGAATTTAGAGTCTGAATTAAGTAATAATTTAGATTTGAGATTGAATGTTATTGAGCAATTGAAAAGTTTAATTGAAGATGCAGATGCAAAGACGATGTATAATCAATTTCGAGAATTACAAGATCGTTGGAAAAAAATTGGACCTGTAGCAAGAGAAAAATACAATGATACTTGGAGAACATATCATCACCACGTTGAGCGTTTTTATGATTTATTGCATTTAAGCAATGATTTGCGTGATTTAGACTTTAAGCACAATCTTGATGAAAAGTTAAAGTTAGTTGCTCGTGCTGAAGAACTTGCAAAGAGTGATGATATTAACTATGCTTTTAAAAAATTACAGGAATTACACAAAATGTGGAAAGAAGATGTTGGTCCTGTTGCGCGAGAAGTTCGTGAAGATGTTTGGAAGAAATTTAGTGCAGCTACAAAATTGATACACGATAAAAGACACGAAAATTTTAAAAATTTAAAAGGGAAATACGAGGAAAATATAGAGAAAAAACTTAACATTATTGAAAAAATAAATAACGTTGATATTTCTAATAACTCAAAACATAGTGATTGGCAGCAAAGTATAAAAATAGTTGAAAGTTTAAGAGATCAATTTTTTAAAGTTGGTAATGTACCTAAATCTGAAAGTGAAACTATTTGGACAAAATTTAAGGAAGCAACACGAAAATTTAATCGCGAAAAGAATAGTTTTTATAAGAATGTAAAAAATGTTCAACAAGAAAATCTTAATAAAAAGATGAAACTTATTGAGCAAGCAGAATCATTGAAAGATAGTGAAGATTGGGATTCTGTTACTGATGTGATGAAAAAGATTCAATCAGATTGGAAAAAAATTGGTCATGTGCCTAGAAAATATTCTGATAAGATTTGGAATCAATTTAAGAGTGCTTGTAATCATTATTTTGATAGATTACATGAAAATCAGAATTCTGGTAGTAAAGAAGAGCAAGCTTCATACGAAAAGAAAAAAGCACTGTTGGAAACTATTATTAAACAATCTGAAACCTCGAAATTAAGTTTAGATACAGTGAAAGATTATATTGAGAATTGGAGAGAATTGGGTAAAGTTCCATACAGTTCACGTAATATTGAATCAAAATTCACCCAAGTAATTGATAAACTTTTTTCTAAATTATCAATTGATGATAAAGATAAAGAAATGATCAAGTTTGAAAATCAAATGGAAGGCTTGCTATCTCAAAATAATTTAAGAAAGTTAGATAGTGAGCAAATATTTATTAGAAAAAAAATTGATGAATCAGTTCGAGAAATTCAACAATTAGAAACTAATATTAGTTTTATATCAAACGTAGATGTGAATAACCCACTATTAAAAAATGTTTTAAATAGTATTAATACCCACAAAGAAAACCTTGAAATATTAAAATCTAAATTAAATTACTTAAGTCAGTTAGATTATTAA
- a CDS encoding YceI family protein: MKKALLLSFIFLLSLVTISCKTDSKKGASSNSSAKVYSLEPLTTKIGWTAYKTTDKVAVKGEFTKVNIKEIKTASSAKEALNGVEFSIPVSSIWSNNDDRDNKLKQFFFGVMDNTELLKGTITTNSDNEGSVSLTMNGISNTFPINYIISGQLVTIEGVMNLDNWKGQSAIESLNKVCFDLHKGADGVSKTWSEVKIDVATYLKVE; the protein is encoded by the coding sequence ATGAAAAAAGCACTGTTATTATCATTCATCTTTTTATTGAGTTTAGTTACAATATCTTGTAAAACAGATTCTAAAAAAGGAGCTTCAAGCAATAGTTCAGCAAAAGTATATTCACTTGAACCATTAACAACTAAAATAGGCTGGACCGCCTACAAAACAACTGATAAAGTTGCTGTTAAAGGAGAATTTACCAAAGTTAACATAAAAGAAATTAAAACTGCATCAAGTGCAAAAGAAGCATTAAATGGAGTAGAATTTTCAATTCCTGTTAGCAGTATTTGGAGTAATAATGACGATAGAGATAATAAACTTAAACAATTCTTTTTTGGAGTTATGGATAATACTGAATTACTCAAAGGTACAATAACTACCAATTCAGACAATGAAGGATCAGTTTCTTTAACCATGAATGGTATTTCAAATACATTTCCTATCAATTATATTATTAGTGGACAATTAGTGACTATTGAAGGTGTTATGAATTTAGACAATTGGAAAGGGCAAAGTGCTATTGAAAGTTTAAATAAAGTGTGTTTTGACCTACACAAAGGTGCTGATGGGGTAAGTAAAACATGGAGCGAAGTTAAAATTGATGTTGCAACTTATTTAAAAGTTGAATAG
- a CDS encoding acyl-CoA-binding protein: MKKDLNTKFEEAYKMASETTEKLPPDIMLQFYAYYKQATRGNDYEQPSGGIELRNAFKLNAWFQLNHLSEEEAKKHYIKLVNKYLKPNTSN; encoded by the coding sequence ATGAAAAAAGACTTAAACACCAAGTTTGAAGAAGCTTATAAAATGGCTTCTGAAACTACGGAAAAACTTCCGCCAGATATAATGTTGCAGTTTTACGCTTACTATAAGCAAGCAACTAGAGGAAATGATTATGAACAACCATCTGGTGGAATTGAATTAAGAAATGCCTTTAAACTTAATGCTTGGTTTCAACTTAATCACTTATCAGAAGAAGAAGCTAAAAAACATTATATCAAATTAGTGAACAAATATTTAAAACCTAATACTTCTAATTAA
- a CDS encoding phosphatidylserine decarboxylase family protein translates to MFHKEGHKIILISSLILLVIILLADKFIDSEWIRILISIISIGFYILILQFFRNPVRKTNLNDNHIVAPVDGKVVVIEEVTESEYFNDKRIQVSIFMSPLNVHVTRYPISGNVLFSKYHPGKYLVAWHPKASTDNERTTIVVENNTVGKILYRQIAGALAKRIVNYAKVNDKTTQGSDAGFIKFGSRVDVFLPLNAKINVTLNQKVKGGQQVIATL, encoded by the coding sequence ATGTTTCATAAAGAAGGTCATAAAATAATTTTAATCTCATCACTCATTTTATTAGTAATAATATTACTTGCTGATAAATTTATAGATAGTGAGTGGATTAGAATATTAATTTCAATAATTTCTATCGGATTCTATATCTTAATTTTACAATTTTTTCGAAATCCAGTAAGAAAAACTAACCTGAATGACAATCATATTGTTGCTCCTGTAGATGGAAAAGTTGTAGTAATTGAAGAAGTAACAGAATCAGAATATTTTAATGATAAACGAATTCAAGTTTCAATTTTTATGTCTCCATTAAATGTTCATGTAACAAGATATCCAATAAGTGGTAATGTGCTTTTTAGTAAATACCATCCTGGTAAATATCTTGTAGCATGGCATCCAAAGGCTTCAACCGACAATGAACGCACTACTATTGTTGTTGAAAATAATACTGTTGGTAAAATTTTATACCGCCAAATTGCTGGTGCTCTAGCCAAACGTATAGTAAATTATGCTAAGGTTAATGACAAAACTACTCAAGGTAGCGATGCAGGATTTATAAAATTTGGCTCTCGAGTAGATGTCTTTTTACCGCTAAATGCTAAAATAAATGTAACTCTTAATCAAAAAGTTAAAGGTGGGCAACAAGTTATTGCTACTTTATAA
- a CDS encoding phosphatidate cytidylyltransferase — MNNFLTRLISGTAYVSILVFSILFSKITFLSLFFIVMMFCLFEFTRMIKLKSVFPYLIGFLSFIFGNILNVEDVPSRVIFEYVGVILFLTIFSSFAWILFAKKEEIVSHLGKIFLSIVYIVIPFVLMAQIPFLNNDINYARTAILGVFILIWCNDTFAYLVGKNFGKIKLLERISPNKTVEGFFGGMIACFTASYFMAQYFTDLSLTQWIVIAGLVSVFGVLGDLIESMFKRQAGIKDSSNLIPGHGGFLDRFDSVIFAAPFIFIYLQIV, encoded by the coding sequence ATGAATAACTTTTTAACGCGTTTAATTTCAGGTACAGCATATGTATCAATATTAGTATTTTCAATTCTTTTTAGCAAAATCACTTTTTTAAGTTTATTCTTTATCGTGATGATGTTTTGTTTATTTGAATTTACTAGAATGATTAAATTAAAGAGTGTTTTCCCATATCTTATAGGGTTTCTATCATTTATCTTTGGAAACATTTTAAATGTTGAAGATGTACCCTCTAGAGTTATCTTTGAATATGTTGGAGTAATTTTATTTCTAACTATTTTCAGTTCATTTGCTTGGATATTATTTGCTAAAAAGGAAGAAATAGTAAGTCATTTAGGAAAGATATTCTTATCTATAGTTTATATTGTAATCCCATTTGTTTTAATGGCCCAGATCCCTTTTTTAAACAATGACATAAATTATGCTAGAACAGCAATTTTAGGTGTATTTATTCTTATTTGGTGTAATGATACTTTTGCTTACTTAGTTGGTAAAAATTTCGGTAAAATTAAATTATTAGAAAGAATTTCTCCTAACAAGACAGTTGAAGGTTTTTTTGGAGGTATGATTGCATGTTTCACAGCTAGTTATTTTATGGCGCAATATTTTACGGATTTATCTTTAACTCAATGGATTGTTATTGCTGGACTTGTAAGTGTTTTTGGAGTTCTAGGAGATTTAATCGAATCTATGTTTAAAAGACAAGCTGGAATTAAAGATAGTAGTAATTTGATTCCTGGACACGGCGGTTTTTTAGATCGGTTTGATAGTGTTATCTTTGCAGCCCCATTCATATTTATATATTTACAAATAGTCTAA
- a CDS encoding LUD domain-containing protein, which yields MNFLKKIFKSSEDTKNEELKKQPVSLSLDDSFVHNFIERGGKFLYCLKKDDVTANIINILEENDWNTLTCKDTNILKYLSTSKVKTYRKLDGNNPIFTSCEFLISENGSILFSSNQIEDKRLSTLTNDFIVFATTSQIVKNMGESLTGIKVKYSNNLPTNISPVKNYGINYSDDNFLNYGSNNSKNLYLLLLEDL from the coding sequence ATGAATTTTTTAAAAAAAATATTCAAAAGTTCGGAAGATACTAAAAATGAAGAACTAAAAAAACAACCCGTTTCATTATCATTAGACGATTCTTTTGTCCATAATTTTATAGAACGGGGTGGTAAATTCTTGTATTGTCTTAAGAAAGATGATGTAACCGCAAATATCATAAATATTCTAGAAGAAAATGATTGGAATACTTTAACATGTAAAGACACAAATATTTTAAAATATTTAAGCACAAGCAAAGTTAAAACCTACAGAAAACTTGACGGTAACAACCCTATTTTCACAAGTTGTGAATTTTTAATTTCTGAAAATGGAAGTATTCTTTTTTCTTCAAACCAAATTGAAGATAAAAGGCTGTCAACATTAACAAATGACTTCATTGTTTTTGCCACAACAAGTCAGATAGTTAAAAATATGGGAGAAAGTTTAACAGGAATAAAAGTTAAATACTCAAACAATTTACCTACAAATATTAGTCCAGTAAAAAACTACGGTATAAATTATTCAGATGATAATTTTCTAAATTATGGAAGTAACAATTCAAAAAACTTATATTTGTTACTTTTAGAAGATTTATAG
- the ftsH gene encoding ATP-dependent zinc metalloprotease FtsH, with the protein MSNKTNKKDQKEPNKLPKFSFYWIYAIIFALLIGFQLMRGVSNISDDLSENDFNAMLADNDIEKINIVNEDVAHITIKKEALQQKEKYKDVSKPSLLKDANAPHYVYDFGDLQNFENELNSKKSTLNLDFDKGNSRQTNILGELIGWLPFILLIGLWIFFMRRMSGGGASGGGGQIFSIGKSKAKLFDKDQKVKTSFKDVAGLEGAKEEVQEIVDFLKSPEKYTSLGGKIPKGALLVGPPGTGKTLLAKAVAGEAGVPFFSLSGSDFVEMFVGVGASRVRDLFKQAAQKSPSIIFIDEIDAIGRARGKNSMTGGNDERENTLNQLLTEMDGFGTDVNVIVLAATNRADVLDKALMRAGRFDRQIYVDLPDLNERKEIFEVHIKPLKLDKDVDLEFLAQQTPGFSGADIANLCNEAALIAARNSKKAVGHQDFLDAVDRIVGGLEKKNKIITPGEKKTIAFHEAGHATASWFLEHAAPLVKVTIVPRGQSLGAAWYLPEERMIVRTEQMLDEMCATLAGRAAEKIIFNKISTGALNDLEKVTRQARAMVTVYGLNEKVGNLTYYDSSGQSDYNFSKPYSEETAKLIDQEISIIIESQYQRAIDILNEHKDQLTELAELLLEKEVIFKANLETIFGKRPFIKEEVIPTKTKKVTEDLNTNSEIN; encoded by the coding sequence ATGAGTAACAAGACAAATAAAAAAGATCAAAAAGAACCAAATAAATTACCAAAATTTAGTTTTTATTGGATATACGCAATCATATTTGCGCTTTTAATTGGTTTCCAATTAATGAGAGGTGTGAGCAACATTTCTGATGATTTATCAGAAAATGATTTTAACGCAATGCTTGCTGACAACGATATTGAAAAAATAAATATTGTCAATGAAGATGTTGCACATATTACAATCAAAAAAGAAGCACTTCAACAAAAAGAAAAATACAAAGATGTTTCTAAGCCTTCATTATTAAAAGATGCAAATGCTCCGCATTATGTATATGATTTTGGAGATTTACAAAATTTCGAAAATGAATTAAATTCAAAAAAATCAACTCTTAACCTAGATTTTGATAAAGGAAATTCTCGTCAAACAAATATTTTAGGGGAACTCATCGGATGGTTACCATTTATTTTACTGATAGGACTTTGGATATTTTTCATGAGAAGAATGTCTGGAGGTGGTGCATCTGGTGGTGGTGGACAAATCTTTAGTATTGGAAAATCTAAAGCTAAATTATTTGACAAAGATCAAAAAGTTAAAACTTCATTTAAAGATGTTGCAGGATTAGAAGGAGCAAAGGAAGAAGTTCAAGAAATTGTTGATTTCTTAAAAAGCCCAGAAAAATATACTTCTTTAGGAGGTAAAATACCTAAAGGGGCATTATTAGTAGGACCTCCAGGAACAGGTAAAACGCTACTAGCCAAAGCAGTTGCAGGAGAAGCAGGAGTACCTTTTTTCTCATTATCAGGTTCAGATTTTGTTGAAATGTTTGTAGGTGTTGGTGCATCAAGAGTAAGAGATTTATTTAAACAAGCTGCGCAAAAATCTCCATCAATTATTTTTATTGATGAAATTGATGCTATTGGTAGAGCAAGAGGTAAAAACAGCATGACTGGTGGAAATGATGAACGTGAAAATACTCTAAACCAGCTATTGACAGAGATGGATGGTTTTGGTACTGATGTTAATGTGATTGTATTGGCTGCAACAAACAGAGCCGATGTGCTTGACAAAGCATTAATGAGAGCAGGTCGTTTTGACCGTCAAATATACGTTGATCTACCTGATTTAAATGAGCGTAAAGAAATTTTTGAAGTACATATTAAGCCTTTAAAATTAGATAAAGATGTAGATTTAGAATTTTTAGCTCAACAAACACCTGGTTTTTCTGGTGCTGATATTGCAAACCTATGTAATGAGGCTGCCTTAATTGCTGCTCGTAATAGTAAAAAAGCAGTTGGTCATCAAGATTTTCTAGATGCAGTTGATAGAATTGTTGGAGGGTTAGAAAAGAAAAATAAAATTATCACTCCTGGCGAAAAGAAAACCATTGCTTTTCATGAAGCAGGACATGCAACTGCAAGTTGGTTTTTAGAACATGCAGCACCATTGGTAAAAGTTACAATTGTACCAAGAGGGCAATCTTTGGGTGCAGCTTGGTATTTACCAGAAGAAAGAATGATAGTTCGTACTGAGCAAATGCTTGATGAAATGTGTGCTACACTTGCAGGTAGAGCTGCTGAAAAAATCATATTTAATAAAATATCAACAGGAGCATTAAATGATTTAGAAAAAGTTACTCGTCAAGCGAGAGCAATGGTAACTGTATATGGTTTAAATGAAAAAGTAGGAAATTTAACTTATTACGATTCATCTGGACAAAGTGATTATAACTTTTCAAAACCATATAGTGAAGAAACTGCAAAACTAATTGATCAAGAAATCTCAATTATTATTGAAAGTCAATACCAAAGAGCAATTGATATATTAAATGAGCATAAAGATCAATTAACAGAATTAGCAGAACTTTTATTAGAAAAAGAAGTGATTTTTAAGGCCAATTTAGAGACTATTTTTGGAAAAAGACCGTTTATAAAAGAGGAAGTTATTCCAACAAAAACTAAAAAAGTTACTGAAGACCTTAATACTAACTCTGAGATTAACTAA
- the rsfS gene encoding ribosome silencing factor — MTKKKASTDELITAIIKGIEEVKGNDIQLFDLRDIENTVTDYFVISTGNSNTQVNAISQSVQKIVSKELKDKPWHVEGEGNAEWVLMDYVNVVVHIFQKHVREFYDIESLWGDAKITSISTAN, encoded by the coding sequence ATGACAAAGAAAAAAGCGAGTACAGATGAATTGATAACTGCAATTATCAAGGGCATAGAAGAAGTAAAAGGTAATGATATTCAGTTATTTGACTTAAGAGATATTGAAAATACAGTTACCGACTACTTCGTAATAAGCACTGGGAATTCTAATACTCAAGTAAATGCTATTTCACAGTCCGTTCAAAAAATAGTAAGTAAAGAACTTAAAGATAAGCCTTGGCATGTTGAAGGTGAAGGAAATGCTGAATGGGTTTTAATGGATTATGTAAATGTTGTTGTTCATATCTTCCAAAAACATGTTCGCGAATTTTATGACATTGAAAGCCTTTGGGGTGATGCAAAAATCACATCAATTTCTACAGCCAATTAA
- a CDS encoding biotin--[acetyl-CoA-carboxylase] ligase: MKIIKLDATESTNTFLRELCHVDAIDNFTVVTAKKQTNGRGQMESSWSSNSGENLTFSVLVKFLDIELVDQFYISKAVALSISDVLTSKLTTKVLVKWPNDILAEHKKICGVLIENSVKKARINHSIIGVGLNVNQVVFENLPNATSMKLISKEKYDLDKLLRQIVEILKKYIEIINQKDFHLIDKLYLDRLYKFNTPAMYKDVISGELFMGKLVDVTKEGLLKIELENEKTHKFNLKEIEFMR; encoded by the coding sequence ATGAAGATAATCAAACTTGATGCCACTGAATCAACAAATACATTTTTAAGAGAATTATGTCATGTTGATGCTATTGATAATTTTACTGTTGTAACTGCTAAGAAACAAACAAATGGAAGAGGGCAGATGGAATCTTCATGGTCATCGAATAGTGGTGAAAACCTTACATTTAGTGTGTTAGTGAAGTTTTTGGATATAGAATTAGTAGATCAATTTTATATTAGCAAGGCTGTTGCGTTGTCAATTTCTGATGTTTTAACAAGTAAATTAACTACTAAAGTTTTGGTTAAATGGCCTAACGACATTCTGGCAGAACACAAAAAAATATGTGGTGTTTTGATTGAAAATTCGGTCAAAAAGGCAAGAATTAACCATTCAATTATTGGGGTGGGATTAAATGTTAACCAAGTTGTGTTTGAAAACTTACCAAATGCAACATCTATGAAATTGATTTCAAAAGAGAAATACGATTTAGATAAACTATTAAGGCAAATTGTTGAAATATTAAAAAAATATATTGAAATAATCAACCAGAAGGATTTTCATTTAATTGACAAGTTGTATTTAGATAGATTGTATAAGTTTAATACTCCAGCAATGTATAAGGATGTAATTTCTGGAGAATTGTTTATGGGTAAATTAGTAGATGTTACAAAAGAAGGTTTGCTTAAAATTGAATTAGAAAATGAAAAAACGCATAAATTCAATTTAAAAGAAATTGAGTTTATGCGTTGA
- a CDS encoding orotate phosphoribosyltransferase, with product MNLESNKISVKKSQKELFEFLTKLENYEQLMPENIQKFEVDGESFIFGLKGMPEIRLVLKEKVEFDKVILGAASSKLPFTLTANIIESSEDTADAQMLFEGDFNPMMAMMIKSPLQKFIDTLSQNISKL from the coding sequence ATGAACTTAGAATCTAATAAAATATCAGTAAAAAAATCTCAAAAAGAATTATTTGAATTCTTAACAAAACTTGAAAATTACGAACAATTAATGCCTGAAAATATTCAAAAATTTGAAGTAGATGGAGAATCATTTATTTTCGGATTAAAAGGTATGCCAGAAATAAGATTGGTTTTAAAAGAAAAAGTAGAATTTGACAAAGTTATTTTAGGTGCAGCAAGTAGTAAATTGCCTTTTACTTTAACTGCTAATATTATTGAATCTTCCGAAGATACTGCAGATGCACAAATGCTTTTTGAAGGAGATTTTAACCCTATGATGGCAATGATGATTAAAAGTCCATTGCAAAAATTTATTGATACACTTTCACAAAATATATCTAAACTTTAA
- the pyrE gene encoding orotate phosphoribosyltransferase: MNLNKDTAKKTAELLLKIKAIKLQPSDPFTWASGWKSPIYCDNRTTLSFPTIRTYLRQELSKIVEDKYGKVDVIAGVATGAIAIGVLVAEELGIPFVYVRPEAKKHGRQNQVEGMLESGSNVVVIEDLISTGKSSLNAVKALKEANATVKGMIAIFSYGFELADKNFEDANLELTTLSNYDALLEQAVDTSYISEKELVTLNDWRNNPSTWNQ; this comes from the coding sequence ATGAATTTGAACAAAGATACTGCAAAAAAAACTGCTGAACTATTGCTTAAAATTAAAGCAATAAAATTACAACCAAGCGATCCGTTTACTTGGGCTTCAGGTTGGAAGTCTCCAATTTATTGTGATAATAGAACAACACTCTCATTTCCAACAATTAGAACATACTTAAGGCAAGAATTATCAAAAATTGTAGAAGATAAATATGGTAAAGTTGATGTAATTGCTGGTGTTGCTACTGGTGCAATAGCAATTGGAGTATTAGTTGCAGAAGAATTAGGAATTCCATTTGTTTATGTTAGACCTGAAGCTAAAAAACATGGAAGGCAAAATCAAGTTGAAGGAATGCTTGAAAGCGGCTCAAATGTAGTTGTTATCGAAGATCTTATCAGTACCGGAAAAAGTAGTTTAAATGCCGTCAAAGCATTAAAAGAGGCTAATGCTACTGTTAAAGGAATGATTGCGATTTTTTCTTACGGTTTTGAACTTGCTGATAAAAACTTTGAAGATGCCAATCTAGAATTAACTACCTTGAGTAATTATGATGCTTTATTAGAACAAGCTGTTGATACTAGTTATATTTCAGAAAAAGAATTAGTTACACTAAACGATTGGCGAAACAATCCAAGTACCTGGAATCAGTAA
- a CDS encoding NUDIX hydrolase, whose translation MYTIFINEIPIYLTDNLENESKNHFFHKDNVTIEFVLSQTKSGVCSELYLYHSDLKQLWTEFKWYFRVVKAAGGLVKNIKGETLFIYRQDKWDLPKGKIEKGESKKVAAIREVQEECGIGKVVIKKKLPKTYHVFNYKGREVLKITHWYLMKTEYKGELVPQVEEGITDVVFKNSEETKKALENTYENIRITLQNIE comes from the coding sequence ATGTACACAATTTTTATCAACGAAATCCCAATTTATTTAACAGATAATTTAGAAAATGAATCAAAAAACCATTTCTTTCATAAAGATAATGTTACAATTGAATTTGTTTTAAGTCAAACTAAATCAGGTGTTTGCAGCGAGTTGTATTTGTATCATTCTGATTTAAAACAACTTTGGACTGAATTTAAATGGTATTTTAGAGTTGTAAAAGCAGCTGGAGGTCTAGTAAAAAATATAAAAGGAGAAACACTTTTCATTTACCGTCAAGATAAGTGGGATTTACCTAAAGGAAAAATAGAAAAAGGTGAGTCTAAAAAAGTTGCAGCCATTCGTGAAGTTCAAGAAGAATGCGGTATTGGAAAAGTTGTCATAAAGAAAAAACTACCTAAAACATATCATGTTTTTAATTATAAAGGGAGGGAAGTTTTAAAAATCACACATTGGTATTTAATGAAAACCGAATATAAAGGTGAATTAGTTCCGCAAGTTGAAGAAGGAATTACAGATGTGGTATTTAAAAATTCAGAGGAAACTAAAAAAGCACTTGAAAACACCTATGAAAATATTCGTATAACACTTCAAAATATTGAATAA